In Massilia forsythiae, one DNA window encodes the following:
- a CDS encoding xanthine dehydrogenase family protein molybdopterin-binding subunit, translating into MNIVQETAQKVMKKVAELAPDAWVPGGTPDPLVERRDGAIGTPRARVDGADKVKGQARFAAEIPLERMVYAALAYATVPKGRIASLDTAAAEGAPGVVLVMSHRNAPKMKPVPMFLTKPKAAGGDNLPVFQDDAVHWNGQPIALVLAETQEQADHAASLVDAAYEAAPAVTSLAAARAQGTEPGSFQGEPLKLEIGDAEAALAAAPYRVDAVYRTPRYNHNAIEPHAATVFWDGDMLRLHDATQAVAHTAWSMAQAFGIEEEQVHVTSPFVGGGFGGKALWQHQVLAAAASKLAGRPVRIMLSREGVYRVVGGRTLTEQRVAIGARADGRFEALIHTGLSIMSPNNAMPEPFVMPARCTYAAGSFKLDVETAQMDMLANTFMRAPGEAVGTFALESAVDELATQLGADPVELRVRNEPSKDPTTGTPFSSRHLVEAYRAGAERFGWKERAARPGTRTVVEDGEEWLVGVGCATATYPYYRMPGGAARITLHRDGRAHVDVAAHEMGMGTATTHVIVVADRLGLAPEQVSVAYGDSSLPGVILAGGSQQTASVGMSVMAAHRELVAELLKLADKGSPLHGLKPDQVRARDGGLAGIDDPQRFDSYTALLARAGRDELAAEGSAPPPLETQHWSMHSFGAIFCEARVNAVTGEPRVTRLLGSYDCGRIINPKTATSQFRGGMIMGMGMALMEETQFDERNGRIMNPSLAEYHVPVHLDVPEIEVLWTDIPDPHAPMGAHGIGEIGITGTAAAIANAIYNACGKRVRDLPITLDKLMG; encoded by the coding sequence ATGAACATCGTCCAGGAAACAGCACAGAAAGTCATGAAGAAGGTGGCCGAGCTGGCGCCCGACGCCTGGGTGCCGGGCGGCACGCCGGACCCGCTGGTCGAACGGCGCGACGGCGCGATCGGCACGCCGCGCGCGCGTGTCGACGGCGCCGACAAGGTAAAGGGCCAGGCGCGCTTCGCCGCCGAGATCCCGCTGGAGCGCATGGTGTACGCGGCGCTGGCCTACGCCACCGTGCCCAAAGGGCGCATCGCCAGCCTCGATACCGCGGCGGCGGAAGGCGCGCCCGGCGTGGTGCTGGTGATGAGCCACCGCAACGCGCCGAAGATGAAGCCGGTGCCGATGTTCCTCACCAAGCCGAAGGCGGCCGGGGGCGACAATCTGCCGGTGTTCCAGGACGACGCCGTCCACTGGAACGGCCAGCCGATCGCGCTGGTGCTGGCCGAGACCCAGGAGCAGGCCGACCACGCCGCCTCGCTGGTCGACGCCGCCTACGAGGCCGCGCCGGCGGTGACTTCGCTGGCCGCCGCCAGGGCGCAGGGTACCGAGCCAGGCAGCTTCCAGGGCGAGCCGCTCAAGCTGGAAATCGGCGACGCCGAGGCGGCGCTGGCGGCGGCGCCGTACCGGGTCGACGCCGTCTACCGCACCCCGCGCTACAACCACAACGCGATCGAGCCGCACGCCGCCACCGTGTTCTGGGACGGCGACATGCTGCGCCTGCACGACGCCACCCAGGCGGTGGCGCACACGGCCTGGTCGATGGCGCAGGCGTTCGGCATCGAGGAGGAACAGGTGCACGTGACCTCGCCCTTCGTCGGCGGCGGCTTCGGCGGCAAGGCGCTGTGGCAGCACCAGGTGCTGGCGGCGGCGGCATCGAAACTGGCCGGGCGCCCGGTGCGCATCATGCTGTCGCGCGAGGGCGTGTACCGCGTGGTGGGCGGACGCACGCTGACCGAGCAGCGCGTGGCCATCGGCGCCCGTGCGGACGGGCGCTTCGAGGCGCTGATCCATACCGGCTTGTCGATCATGAGCCCTAACAACGCCATGCCGGAACCCTTCGTCATGCCGGCGCGCTGTACCTACGCCGCCGGCAGCTTCAAGCTGGACGTGGAGACGGCGCAGATGGACATGCTGGCCAACACCTTCATGCGCGCGCCGGGCGAAGCGGTCGGCACCTTCGCGCTGGAATCGGCGGTGGACGAGCTGGCGACGCAGCTGGGTGCCGATCCGGTCGAGCTGCGCGTGCGCAACGAGCCGTCCAAGGACCCGACCACCGGCACGCCGTTCTCGTCGCGCCACCTGGTCGAGGCCTACCGCGCCGGCGCCGAGCGCTTCGGCTGGAAGGAACGCGCCGCCCGGCCGGGCACGCGCACCGTGGTCGAGGATGGCGAGGAGTGGCTGGTCGGCGTCGGCTGCGCCACCGCAACCTATCCGTACTACCGCATGCCGGGCGGCGCCGCGCGCATCACCCTGCACCGGGACGGCCGCGCCCATGTCGACGTGGCGGCCCACGAGATGGGCATGGGCACCGCCACCACCCACGTGATCGTGGTGGCGGACCGCCTCGGCCTGGCGCCGGAACAAGTCAGCGTGGCCTATGGCGATTCGTCCCTGCCCGGCGTGATCCTGGCCGGCGGCTCGCAGCAGACGGCCTCGGTCGGCATGTCGGTGATGGCGGCGCACCGTGAACTGGTGGCCGAGCTGCTGAAGCTGGCGGACAAGGGATCGCCGCTGCACGGCTTGAAGCCGGACCAGGTGCGCGCGCGCGACGGCGGCCTGGCCGGCATCGACGACCCGCAGCGTTTCGACAGCTACACGGCGCTGCTGGCGCGCGCCGGGCGCGACGAACTGGCGGCCGAGGGCAGCGCGCCGCCGCCGCTGGAAACCCAGCACTGGTCGATGCACTCGTTCGGCGCCATCTTCTGCGAGGCGCGCGTGAACGCCGTCACCGGCGAGCCGCGCGTGACGCGCCTGCTGGGCTCCTACGATTGCGGGCGCATCATCAACCCGAAGACGGCGACGAGCCAGTTCCGCGGCGGCATGATCATGGGCATGGGCATGGCGCTGATGGAAGAGACGCAGTTCGACGAGCGCAACGGCCGCATCATGAACCCGAGCCTGGCCGAGTACCACGTGCCGGTACACCTGGACGTGCCCGAGATCGAGGTACTCTGGACCGACATCCCCGACCCGCACGCGCCAATGGGGGCGCACGGCATCGGCGAGATCGGCATCACCGGCACCGCCGCGGCGATCGCCAACGCC
- a CDS encoding FAD binding domain-containing protein encodes MIPFTYARAQDALEAVRLGAQAQAAYLGGGTNLVDLLRETVARPSALVDVSGLSRDIEERADGSLLVGAAATNTALAEHRAVRTRYPLLARAIMAGASGQIRNMATVGGNILQRTRCTYFYDNDGSRCNKRTPGQGCDAVDGFNRIHAVLGASPSCVATHPSDMCVALAALDAIVHLQGAGGTRTLPLTDLHRLPEDHPERDTVLAPGELITAVELPALPFAAHSTYRKVRDRSSYAFALVSVAAALDLEDGIVKDVRLALGGVAHKPWRAWKAEAALKGKPLTDDALRAAAAAELAGAQALRDNGFKIELAQRTMVAVVRGLAGAAAKAANKGEQP; translated from the coding sequence ATGATTCCGTTCACCTATGCGCGCGCCCAGGATGCGCTGGAAGCGGTGCGCCTCGGCGCCCAGGCGCAGGCGGCCTACCTGGGCGGCGGCACCAACCTGGTCGATTTGCTGCGCGAGACCGTGGCGCGCCCGAGCGCGCTGGTCGACGTCAGCGGCTTGAGCAGAGACATCGAGGAGCGTGCGGACGGCAGCCTGCTGGTCGGCGCCGCCGCCACCAACACCGCGCTGGCCGAGCACCGTGCGGTGCGCACCCGCTATCCGCTGCTGGCGCGCGCCATCATGGCCGGCGCCTCGGGCCAGATCCGCAACATGGCGACGGTCGGCGGCAACATCCTGCAGCGCACCCGCTGCACCTATTTCTACGACAACGACGGTTCCCGCTGCAACAAGCGCACGCCGGGGCAGGGCTGCGACGCCGTCGACGGTTTCAACCGCATCCACGCGGTGCTGGGCGCGTCGCCTTCCTGCGTGGCCACCCATCCGTCCGACATGTGCGTGGCGCTGGCCGCGCTGGATGCGATCGTGCACCTGCAGGGCGCGGGCGGCACGCGCACGCTGCCGCTCACCGACCTGCACCGCCTGCCGGAAGACCATCCGGAACGCGACACGGTGCTGGCGCCGGGTGAGCTGATCACCGCCGTCGAGCTGCCGGCGCTGCCGTTCGCCGCGCACTCCACCTACCGCAAGGTGCGCGACCGTTCCAGCTATGCGTTCGCGCTGGTGTCGGTGGCGGCCGCGCTCGACCTCGAGGACGGCATCGTCAAGGACGTGCGCCTGGCGCTGGGCGGGGTCGCCCATAAACCGTGGCGCGCCTGGAAGGCGGAAGCCGCGCTCAAGGGCAAGCCGCTCACCGACGACGCCCTGCGCGCCGCCGCCGCGGCCGAGCTGGCCGGGGCGCAGGCGCTGCGCGACAACGGCTTCAAGATCGAACTGGCGCAGCGCACCATGGTCGCGGTCGTGCGCGGCCTGGCCGGCGCGGCAGCGAAGGCAGCAAACAAGGGAGAGCAGCCATGA
- a CDS encoding 2Fe-2S iron-sulfur cluster-binding protein → MSMTININGADTPVPADPRVSLLDLLREHLHLSGTKKGCNQGACGACTVLVDGDRRILSCMALAVQYAGHAVTTVEGLAADGALHPLQQAFVEHDGFQCGYCTPGQICSAIGMQAELRRGVPSYVTGDLAAPSIALSHDELRERMSGNLCRCGAYNGIAAAIVEHHGKEAP, encoded by the coding sequence ATGTCCATGACCATCAACATCAACGGCGCCGACACGCCCGTGCCGGCAGACCCGCGCGTCTCCCTGCTCGACCTGCTGCGCGAACACCTGCACCTGTCCGGCACCAAGAAGGGCTGCAACCAGGGCGCCTGCGGCGCCTGCACCGTGCTGGTGGACGGCGACCGCCGCATCCTGTCGTGCATGGCGCTGGCGGTGCAGTACGCCGGCCACGCCGTCACCACGGTCGAAGGCCTGGCGGCGGACGGCGCATTGCATCCGTTGCAGCAAGCCTTCGTCGAGCACGACGGCTTCCAGTGCGGCTACTGCACGCCGGGGCAGATCTGTTCCGCCATCGGCATGCAGGCCGAGCTGCGGCGCGGCGTGCCCAGCTACGTCACCGGCGACCTGGCTGCGCCATCGATCGCCCTCAGCCACGACGAGCTGCGCGAGCGCATGAGCGGCAACCTGTGCCGCTGCGGCGCCTATAACGGCATCGCCGCCGCGATCGTCGAACACCACGGCAAGGAGGCGCCATGA
- a CDS encoding spermidine synthase, whose product MSAPPDPRFSQPGHPPATITEFEGVRSLHLGTSWVQGAMRLARPDAIELEYVQMMMMWMLFVRAPRRIVQLGLGSAALTKFCYRRFPDAHVTAAELNPNVIAICRERFGLPPDDARLQVREMDALDFVMDPLNHGTVDVLQVDLYDEEARGPVLDTPEFYRACADCLADGGVMTANVFGEFGNYDKNLQAMEEAFDAVVWLPEVHDANIVVVAFKEAPQLDFSELYERAADIRRRHNLPAKNWVNGLKEWMRDHAG is encoded by the coding sequence ATGTCCGCACCGCCCGATCCCCGCTTTTCCCAGCCCGGCCACCCGCCCGCCACCATCACCGAATTCGAGGGCGTGCGCTCGCTCCACCTCGGCACCTCCTGGGTGCAGGGCGCGATGCGCCTGGCGCGCCCGGACGCGATCGAGCTGGAGTACGTGCAGATGATGATGATGTGGATGCTGTTCGTGCGCGCGCCGCGCCGCATCGTCCAGCTCGGCCTGGGCAGCGCCGCGCTGACCAAGTTCTGCTACCGGCGCTTTCCGGACGCGCATGTGACGGCGGCCGAGCTGAACCCGAACGTGATCGCGATCTGCCGCGAGCGCTTCGGCCTGCCGCCCGACGACGCGCGCCTGCAGGTGCGCGAGATGGATGCGCTCGACTTCGTGATGGACCCGCTCAACCACGGCACGGTCGACGTGCTGCAGGTGGATTTGTATGACGAGGAGGCGCGCGGCCCGGTGCTGGACACCCCCGAGTTTTACCGGGCCTGCGCCGACTGCCTGGCAGACGGCGGCGTGATGACCGCCAATGTGTTCGGCGAGTTCGGCAACTACGACAAGAACCTGCAGGCGATGGAGGAAGCCTTCGACGCCGTGGTGTGGCTGCCCGAGGTGCACGACGCCAACATCGTCGTGGTCGCCTTCAAGGAAGCGCCGCAACTGGATTTTTCCGAGCTGTACGAGCGCGCCGCCGACATCCGGCGGCGCCACAACCTGCCGGCCAAGAACTGGGTCAACGGGCTGAAGGAATGGATGCGCGACCACGCGGGGTGA
- a CDS encoding M48 family metallopeptidase yields the protein MNLVYDNERKLFKLMLAWSLLVWGAVLVLTVGLALVYALFAFLLYCFVQSALISYIKGNGVRITEEQFPDLKRQIAGCCRKLGLDEEPQAYLLQMGGMLNAFATRFLGRDFLVLYSDVVDGLADNPDALNFYIGHEIGHIKRKHLHWATVLMPATALPLIGAAYARAREYTCDRHGLAACDDPRNAEHGLAVLAAGGKRARAMNHRAYVEQARQTEGFWMSFHELVNDYPWLVKRMAAVRALAAGHELRQPARNKLAGLLALCVPRMGVGGGAGAVVPVFVIALFAAVAIPAYKGYQQRAQQQAIVQAMQDVDTALAAADAAERTAQEEGTQEEGTQGEAAPADAVTPRGRASIPSAR from the coding sequence ATGAACCTGGTGTACGACAACGAAAGAAAACTGTTCAAGCTGATGCTGGCGTGGTCGTTGCTGGTCTGGGGCGCGGTACTGGTCCTGACCGTCGGCCTGGCCCTGGTCTATGCGCTGTTCGCCTTCCTGCTCTACTGCTTCGTGCAATCGGCGCTGATCTCCTACATCAAGGGCAACGGCGTGCGCATCACCGAAGAACAGTTCCCCGACCTGAAGCGCCAGATCGCGGGCTGCTGCCGCAAGCTCGGCCTGGACGAGGAACCGCAAGCCTACCTGCTGCAGATGGGCGGCATGCTGAACGCCTTCGCCACCCGCTTCCTCGGACGCGATTTCCTGGTGCTGTATTCGGACGTGGTCGATGGCCTGGCGGACAATCCGGACGCGCTGAATTTCTATATCGGCCACGAGATCGGCCACATCAAGCGCAAGCACCTGCACTGGGCCACGGTGCTGATGCCGGCCACCGCGCTGCCGCTGATCGGCGCGGCCTATGCGCGCGCCCGCGAGTACACCTGCGACCGCCACGGCCTGGCGGCCTGCGACGATCCGCGCAACGCCGAACACGGCCTGGCGGTGCTGGCGGCCGGCGGCAAGCGCGCCCGGGCGATGAACCACCGCGCCTACGTCGAGCAGGCGCGCCAGACCGAGGGCTTCTGGATGTCCTTCCACGAACTGGTGAACGATTACCCGTGGCTGGTCAAGCGCATGGCGGCGGTGCGCGCGCTGGCGGCCGGACACGAACTGCGCCAGCCGGCGCGCAACAAGCTGGCCGGCCTGCTGGCGCTGTGCGTGCCGCGCATGGGCGTCGGCGGCGGCGCCGGCGCGGTGGTGCCGGTGTTCGTCATCGCCTTGTTCGCGGCGGTCGCGATTCCCGCCTACAAGGGGTACCAGCAGCGCGCGCAGCAGCAAGCCATCGTCCAGGCGATGCAGGACGTCGATACGGCGCTGGCCGCCGCCGATGCCGCCGAACGCACGGCGCAGGAAGAAGGCACGCAGGAGGAAGGGACACAAGGCGAAGCGGCGCCCGCCGACGCCGTCACCCCGCGTGGTCGCGCATCCATTCCTTCAGCCCGTTGA
- a CDS encoding BatA domain-containing protein, whose translation MNASWWWALPVLLLPVLWHRRKREQDRMALLATARFLPAAQPRQLRSWRLDDLPLLLLRCLLLLALVALLADPVPAWRGDTVLVVPGGAANGMAGFAQARRVALPDRDAAAWLHAHEREFKPDARVLVVGEVAMPATLPRFRRQVELRPQQVVQQIVQPDAQAGRADTPQTPARTAAPAATAIHVAVYSARATDWRRLFAAAGGAHRYVVDEGAASASPAASGRHAGAQAAADLIVWELPQAPPPGLRAPLWWVSDTAGNAPVFPELAKAATLGALRYADSARGRLWSMDAWPLADAGGARTLLERYARLHLAPPPFTAPPQLLRADAAAPAGISANAASGALRTMLALALVVLFALERMATHVRRR comes from the coding sequence ATGAACGCATCGTGGTGGTGGGCGCTGCCGGTATTGCTGCTGCCGGTGCTGTGGCACCGCAGGAAGCGCGAGCAGGACCGCATGGCGCTGCTGGCCACGGCGCGCTTCCTGCCGGCGGCGCAGCCGAGGCAGCTGCGCAGCTGGCGGCTGGACGACTTGCCGCTCCTGCTGCTGCGCTGTTTGCTCTTGCTGGCGCTGGTCGCGCTGCTGGCCGATCCGGTGCCGGCGTGGCGCGGCGATACGGTGCTCGTCGTGCCCGGCGGCGCGGCAAACGGCATGGCGGGTTTCGCGCAGGCGCGGCGCGTCGCCTTGCCCGACCGCGATGCCGCCGCCTGGCTGCACGCGCACGAGCGCGAATTCAAGCCGGACGCGCGCGTGTTGGTGGTCGGCGAGGTCGCCATGCCGGCCACGCTGCCGCGCTTCCGGCGCCAGGTCGAACTGCGTCCGCAGCAGGTAGTGCAGCAGATAGTGCAGCCGGATGCGCAGGCGGGCAGGGCGGATACGCCGCAAACGCCGGCGCGGACTGCGGCGCCGGCCGCTACCGCCATCCACGTCGCCGTGTACAGCGCGCGCGCCACCGACTGGCGCCGCCTGTTCGCCGCGGCTGGCGGCGCGCACCGCTACGTGGTGGACGAGGGCGCCGCCTCCGCTTCCCCGGCCGCCTCCGGCCGGCATGCCGGCGCGCAGGCTGCTGCCGATCTGATCGTGTGGGAACTGCCGCAAGCGCCCCCGCCCGGACTGCGCGCACCGCTGTGGTGGGTCAGCGACACCGCGGGCAACGCGCCCGTCTTCCCCGAGCTGGCCAAGGCGGCCACGCTGGGCGCCTTGCGCTACGCCGACAGCGCGCGCGGCCGCTTGTGGAGCATGGATGCCTGGCCGCTGGCGGATGCCGGCGGCGCACGCACGCTGCTGGAACGCTACGCGCGCCTGCACCTGGCGCCGCCGCCGTTCACCGCGCCGCCGCAACTGCTGCGGGCCGACGCCGCCGCGCCGGCCGGCATATCGGCAAACGCGGCGTCCGGCGCGCTGCGCACCATGCTGGCGCTGGCGCTGGTCGTGCTGTTTGCGCTGGAAAGGATGGCGACCCATGTCCGCCGGCGTTGA
- a CDS encoding DUF58 domain-containing protein: MAAASALGAHTGKLDLAVRHVLAGLGHGIHAGRERGAGVEFSEYRAYVPGDEWRRVDWKLLARADRYYVREAERDSHVAAWLVLDASVSMDEPSRSVDGLTKLGCARLLLACVAALAQRQGDAFGLVVCQGERAEVLPAARGPRHLQRVLARLDGVTAGGALPDAAALRAALHFTHASGLVCAAGDWLDWPSPLSEALVRLRRMRHDVRLLCLQTEAEVAGGFDAAPAYRDPERPDGVFRFGRDVRAAYLRNREAHFGTVNAECRRNDVPLLAACIERAPGAILREWLRTAQRRTGRA; the protein is encoded by the coding sequence GTGGCGGCAGCTTCCGCGCTGGGCGCGCATACCGGCAAGCTCGACCTGGCGGTGCGCCACGTGCTGGCCGGCCTGGGGCACGGCATCCACGCCGGGCGCGAGCGCGGCGCCGGCGTCGAGTTCTCGGAATACCGCGCCTATGTTCCCGGCGACGAGTGGCGCCGCGTCGACTGGAAACTGCTGGCGCGCGCCGACCGCTACTATGTGCGCGAGGCCGAGCGCGACAGCCACGTGGCGGCGTGGCTGGTGCTGGACGCCAGCGTTTCGATGGATGAACCGAGTCGCAGCGTCGACGGTCTCACCAAGCTGGGCTGCGCGCGCCTGCTGCTGGCCTGCGTGGCGGCGCTGGCGCAGCGCCAGGGCGACGCCTTCGGCCTGGTGGTCTGCCAGGGCGAGCGCGCCGAGGTGCTGCCGGCCGCGCGCGGACCGCGCCATTTGCAGCGCGTGCTGGCGCGCCTGGACGGCGTCACGGCCGGCGGTGCGTTGCCCGATGCCGCCGCGCTGCGCGCTGCGCTGCACTTCACGCACGCGTCCGGCCTGGTGTGCGCGGCCGGCGACTGGCTGGACTGGCCGTCGCCGCTGTCGGAAGCCCTCGTTCGCCTGCGCCGCATGCGCCACGACGTACGCCTGCTGTGCCTGCAGACCGAGGCCGAAGTGGCGGGCGGCTTCGATGCGGCGCCGGCCTACCGCGACCCGGAACGGCCGGACGGCGTGTTCCGCTTCGGGCGCGACGTGCGCGCGGCCTACCTGCGCAACCGGGAAGCGCATTTCGGCACGGTAAACGCCGAGTGCCGACGCAACGATGTACCGCTGCTGGCGGCCTGCATCGAGCGCGCGCCGGGCGCCATCCTGCGCGAGTGGCTGCGCACGGCGCAACGCCGGACGGGACGCGCATGA